One Triplophysa dalaica isolate WHDGS20190420 unplaced genomic scaffold, ASM1584641v1 Contig3, whole genome shotgun sequence genomic window carries:
- the LOC130416950 gene encoding putative nuclease HARBI1 — MSLFASGAFLYSVGDAEQLNKATISCTIRSVCLAIKALADVFISFPGHRRLCDIKEEFYRIAGFPNVIGAVDCTHIRIKAPSGAHEADFVNRKSFHSINVQMVCNADCVICNVVAKWPGSVHDSRIFRASEIYQCLSQGEFSGVLLGDRGYGCQPFLLTPFIDPQEAQQAFNHAHARTRTRARVAMTFGHLMARFHCLHKLRVSPVRACDITVAYAVLHNVACLRKERAPRVPPAMDWDNPGIFPDDDSGRLLRDQYVLNYFS; from the exons ATGTCTTTATTTGCTAGTGGAGCCTTCCTGTACTCAGTGGGGGATGCAGAACAGCTGAACAAGGCCACAATTTCCTGCACAATAAGGAGTGTGTGTCTGGCTATCAAAGCATTAGCAGATGTCTTCATCTCCTTCCCTGGCCACAGAAGACTATGTGACATCAAAGAGGAGTTCTATAGGATTGCAG GTTTCCCCAATGTCATTGGTGCAGTGGACTGCACACACATAAGGATAAAAGCCCCCTCAGGTGCCCATGAGGCCGATTTTGTGAATAGGAAATCCTTTCACAGCATTAATGTTCAG ATGGTCTGCAATGCTGACTGTGTGATCTGCAATGTTGTGGCAAAATGGCCTGGCTCAGTCCATGACTCCAGAATCTTTCGGGCCTCTGAAATCTATCAGTGCCTATCACAAG GTGAATTCTCTGGTGTGTTGCTGGGAGACAGGGGGTATGGCTGCCAGCCTTTTCTCCTGACACCTTTCATAGACCCCCAGGAAGCACAGCAGGCCTTCAACCATGCCCATGCCAGGACCAGGACCAGGGCCAGAGTTGCAATGACCTTTGGCCACCTGATGGCACGCTTTCACTGCCTTCACAAATTAAGGGTCAGCCCTGTTAGGGCATGTGATATTACTGTGGCTTATGCTGTCCTCCACAATGTGGCCTGCCTGAGGAAGGAGAGGGCCCCCAGAGTGCCACCAGCCATGGACTGGGACAATCCGGGAATCTTCCCTGATGACGACAGTGGTCGGCTGCTGAGGGACCAAtatgtgttgaattattttagttag